A stretch of Komagataella phaffii GS115 chromosome 2, complete sequence DNA encodes these proteins:
- a CDS encoding Catalytic subunit of DNA polymerase delta codes for MPEQLSQESEAKRVKLEDYHETAHSIPVANRDINGYQLPGHQSNSFHTKMTSSQVDNEPSTFIKELEDMDNEATSKSEEIQIQNWSRPELPKFDPKKDDIIFQQLDAEEISHVNGHSSARFFGVTDAGNTVLCNVTGFDHYFYVGMPKALKESDLPGFTNYLKDEYVGVNTIEISFKESIWGYNNNTKLPFLKIIMSNSRLISRVRTGFENGSIQYNDAFPPNGSITFDNIQYLLRMMVDTKVSGMCWIKLQASKYTLVPPSQQVSTCQLELSVDYRDLVSLPIEGEFSKIAPLRILSFDIECAGRKGIFPEPEHDPVIQIANVVSRTGESTPFVRNVFTVNSCAPIVGSQIFSFEKEEELLRKWRDFIIKVDPDVIIGYNIANFDFPYLINRAATLKVQDFPFFSRVKTSKQEIKDSTFSSKAYGTRENKVVNIDGRMQLDLLQFIQREYKLRSYTLNSVSSHFLGEQKEDVQHSIITDLQNGDAETRRRLAVYCLKDAYLPLRLAEKLMCLVNYTEMARVTGVPFSFLLSRGQQIKVISQLFRKCLELDIVIPNMKSDSVNEEYEGATVIDPVRGYYDVPVATLDFASLYPSIMMAHNLCYTTLLNKPTIDRLGLVKDKDYILTPNGDFFVKEDLRKGILPTILQELLAARKKAKYDLKTETDPFKKQVLNGRQLALKISANSVYGFTGATIGKLPCLAISSSVTAFGREMIEATKQAVQERYTIKNGYDHDAQVIYGDTDSVMVKFGENDLRKCMKLGEEAAAFVSTIFKNPIKLEFEKVYFPYLLINKKRYAGLYWTNPDKYDKMDTKGIETVRRDNCRLVQNVITKVLEYMLELRDVEGAENFVKQTIADLLQDRVDLSQLVITKALSRQDYAGKQAHVELAERMRKRDAGSAPTLGDRVAYVIIKTSSTKNYEKSEDPLYVLEHSLPIDTNYYLENQLAKPLTRIFEPILGERRAKALLSGSHTRTVFVAAPKTGGLMRFAKKTNTCKNCKSPLTKSNCKSPNGNAALCNNCMDKAGSLYGEALSLMNSLETKFSKLWTECQRCQGSLHQEVLCSNNDCPIFYMRTKAKKDIIHQAEELERWNDMVW; via the coding sequence ATGCCAGAACAGCTCAGCCAGGAGTCAGAGGCAAAGAGAGTTAAGCTGGAAGACTACCACGAGACGGCACATTCCATCCCAGTTGCCAATCGTGACATCAATGGCTATCAGTTGCCTGGCCACCAGAGCAACTCGTTCCATACTAAGATGACCTCCTCTCAAGTGGACAATGAACCTTCAACCTTCATCAAGGAGTTGGAGGACATGGACAACGAAGCCACGTCCAAGAGTGAGGAAATCCAAATTCAGAACTGGTCTAGACCCGAATTGCCAAAAtttgatccaaagaaagatgacATTATATTTCAGCAGTTGGATGCTGAGGAGATATCTCATGTAAATGGGCACTCTTCAGCAAGATTTTTTGGTGTCACGGACGCGGGTAACACGGTGCTCTGTAATGTCACTGGTTTTGACCATTATTTCTATGTTGGCATGCCCAAGGCTCTCAAGGAGTCTGATCTACCGGGGTTCACCAACtacttgaaagatgaaTACGTTGGGGTCAACACGATTGAaatttccttcaaagagtcAATTTGGGGTTACAACAATAATACAAAGCTacctttcttgaagatcATAATGAGTAACTCCCGATTGATCTCCAGAGTGAGAACTGGGTTTGAGAATGGTAGTATTCAATACAACGATGCGTTCCCTCCCAACGGGTCCATCACATTTGATAATATTCAGTACCTTTTGAGAATGATGGTGGACACAAAAGTCAGCGGTATGTGCTGGATCAAGTTGCAAGCTTCAAAATATACTCTGGTTCCACCTTCTCAACAGGTATCAACTTGCCAATTAGAGCTTTCTGTTGACTACAGAGATCTTGTTTCACTACCCATAGAAGGAGAGTTCAGTAAGATTGCGCCATTACGAATTTTGTCCTTTGATATTGAGTGCGCTGGACGCAAAGGTATTTTCCCAGAGCCAGAGCATGACCCGGTCATTCAGATTGCTAATGTCGTTTCTCGCACAGGTGAATCTACTCCATTCGTAAGAAACGTATTCACAGTCAATTCATGTGCCCCGATTGTGGGCTCtcaaatattttcttttgaaaaagaggaGGAATTGCTTCGAAAATGGAGGGACTTTATTATCAAAGTTGACCCAGATGTCATCATCGGTTACAACATCGCCAACTTTGATTTCCCATATTTGATAAATAGAGCTGCTACATTAAAAGTCCAAgattttccatttttcagtcGTGTTAAGACCTCAAAGcaagaaatcaaagactcAACATTCAGTTCCAAAGCATATGGAACGAGAGAAAATAAAGTCGTCAACATTGATGGAAGGATGCAACTAGATTTGCTTCAATTTATACAAAGAGAGTACAAGCTGAGATCGTATACCCTGAATTCTGTCTCTTCACACTTTTTGGGCgaacaaaaagaagatgTTCAACATTCCATCATTACAGATTTACAGAACGGGGACGCGGAAACCAGAAGGAGGTTGGCAGTTTATTGTTTGAAAGATGCGTATCTTCCTTTACGACTGGCTGAGAAGTTGATGTGTTTGGTCAATTATACCGAGATGGCTAGAGTCACAGGAGTTCCTTTCTCATTCTTGCTTAGTAGAGGTCAGCAAATCAAGGTCATTTCTCAACTGTTCCGTAAATGCTTAGAATTAGATATCGTCATTCCAAACATGAAGAGCGATTCGGTCAATGAAGAGTACGAAGGTGCTACAGTCATTGATCCTGTTCGTGGTTACTACGATGTTCCAGTCGcaactttggattttgCTTCTCTGTATCCCTCCATCATGATGGCCCATAACTTGTGTTACACAACGTTACTGAATAAACCAACAATAGACCGGCTGGGTCTTGTCAAAGATAAGGATTACATTTTAACACCCAACGGAGACTTTTTTGTCAAAGAGGATCTAAGAAAAGGTATTTTGCCAACAATTTTGCAAGAACTTTTAGCTGCTAGAAAGAAGGCCAAATATGACCTGAAAACAGAGACTGATCCGTTCAAGAAACAGGTCCTTAATGGTAGACAACttgctttgaagatttcgGCAAACTCTGTCTATGGTTTCACTGGTGCTACTATTGGTAAACTGCCTTGTTTAGCTATCTCATCCTCTGTGACCGCGTTTGGTAGAGAAATGATTGAAGCCACCAAGCAAGctgttcaagaaagatacACCATTAAAAATGGTTACGATCATGATGCCCAGGTAATCTATGGTGATACTGACTCCGTCATGGTGAAGTTTGGTGAAAATGATCTTAGAAAATGCATGAAGCTTGGAGAGGAAGCTGCAGCTTTTGTGTCAaccatcttcaagaacCCGATTAAACTagaatttgaaaaggtATACTTCCCGTACCTACTGATCAATAAGAAGAGGTATGCTGGGCTTTACTGGACAAATCCTGACAAATATGACAAGATGGACACCAAAGGTATAGAAACTGTGCGAAGAGACAATTGCAGATTGGTTCAGAACGTTATTACCAAAGTTTTAGAGTACATGCTGGAACTACGAGACGTCGAAGGTGCCGAAAACTTTGTCAAGCAAACTATCGCCGACCTTTTGCAAGATAGAGTAGATTTATCTCAACTAGTGATTACAAAAGCTCTTTCAAGACAAGACTATGCAGGAAAGCAAGCACATGTTGAGCTGGCAGAACGAATGCGCAAGAGAGATGCTGGTTCAGCTCCAACGCTAGGTGACAGAGTGGCCTACGTCATTATAAAAACCAGCAGCACTAAGAATTATGAGAAATCTGAAGATCCCCTATATGTCCTGGAGCATTCGTTACCTATTGACACTAACTATTACCTCGAGAACCAGTTGGCCAAACCGTTGaccagaatctttgaacCTATTTTAGGAGAACGACGAGCTAAGGCATTGTTGAGTGGATCACACACCCGAACTGTCTTTGTCGCAGCTCCAAAGACTGGTGGCCTTATGAGGTTTGCAAAAAAGACCAATACTTGCAAGAATTGTAAAAGTCCGTTAACAAAGTCCAATTGCAAATCCCCCAATGGAAATGCTGCGCTGTGTAACAACTGCATGGATAAAGCTGGAAGCCTATATGGAGAAGCGCTGTCACTGATGAACTCTTTGGAAACCAAATTCAGTAAGTTATGGACCGAATGTCAACGTTGTCAAGGTTCACTCCATCAAGAAGTGCTTTGTTCAAATAATGATTGCCCTATATTCTACATGAGAACGAAGGCCAAAAAGGATATCATACATCAGGCAGAGGAGTTAGAAAGGTGGAATGATATGGTGTGGTAA
- a CDS encoding Histidine kinase osmosensor that regulates a MAP kinase cascade, producing the protein MTELLELLKDPVRFHQDSESIRLKALAHITEQNTSIARLETQLESAKSANKAFQQALGEIGTVVISVAMGDLSKKVQVHPVESDPEILKVKITINTMMDQLQTFANEVTKVATEVASGELGGQAKNEGTVGVWRSLTDNVNIMALNLTNQVREIADVTRAVATGDLSRKINVHAQGEILQLQMTINTMVDQLRTFAFEVTRVARETGVEGRLGGQARINNVEGIWKELTDNVNAMALNLTNQVRNIANVTTAVAKGDLSKKVTADCKGEILDLKLTINQMVDRLQTFALEVTTLATEVGTDGILGGQANVRDVEGAWKAVTENVNIMAANLTNQVRSIATVTTAVAHGDLSQKIAVEAQGEILQLKNTINKMVDSLQVFASEVTRVAKDVGIDGKLGVQAQVSDVDGLWKEITTNVNTMAANLTSQVRAFAQITAAATDGDFTRFITVEASGEMDALKTKINQMVLNLRESIQRNTAAREAAELANSAKSEFLANMSHEIRTPMNGIIGMTQLTLETELTQYQREMLSIVHNLANSLLTIIDDILDISKIEANRMTVEQIAFSLRGTVFGALKTLAVKAIEKQLDLIYQVDNSFPDNLIGDSFRLRQVILNLAGNAIKFTTHGKVTLTVKKAARIVSNNDEKLLLEFCVSDTGIGIEEDKLGLIFDTFCQADGSTTRKFGGTGLGLSISKQLIHLMGGEIWVTSGYGAGSNFFFTIAVSPAKIELSRQIEALAPFAQHQILFISTEHDEETRNQIKEHIALLQLEPVVISSIDDAQYKDFVPYDIIIIDSIEIGMELRHLPEIKNIPLVLLNPSVPSLNMRVCLDLGITSYGNTPCSVIDLASILMPALESRASPSNSDGSQSYNILLAEDNLINQKLAVRILEKHGHKVEVVENGLEAFNAVKKNRYDVVLMDVQMPIMGGFEATANIRDWERKSNPVDVLGFRTPIIALTAHAMLGDRERCLKAQMDEYLSKPLKPTVLLQTISKCIHNINQLKELSKKNVSSRNTTFSEDFDINAVMSPNSTGGQLYSVNNRVNEIHGNFLDGRSNFAHIPLENRETVSTTTTLGATVAKAKKPSRNQPVVKPPSISAIYDASSIDELTGSSLIAESSPE; encoded by the coding sequence ATGACAGAACTACTGGAGTTGCTAAAGGATCCAGTTCGGTTTCACCAAGATTCCGAATCCATAAGGCTCAAGGCCTTAGCACACATAACAGAACAGAACACATCGATCGCTAGACTGGAGACCCAGCTGGAAAGCGCAAAGAGCGCCAACAAGGCGTTCCAACAGGCACTGGGGGAGATCGGAACGGTCGTTATCTCCGTCGCAATGGGTgatctttccaagaaggTTCAAGTTCACCCTGTGGAGAGCGACCCTGAGATATTGAAGGTGAAGATCACGATTAACACTATGATGGACCAGCTACAGACGTTTGCCAACGAAGTCACGAAAGTTGCCACGGAGGTGGCAAGTGGAGAGCTGGGCGGGCAGGCCAAAAACGAGGGCACAGTTGGAGTTTGGAGATCTCTGACCGACAATGTTAATATTATGGCACTTAATCTAACGAATCAAGTGAGAGAGATAGCTGATGTTACCAGGGCTGTGGCCACAGGTGATCTTTCTAGAAAGATCAACGTTCACGCTCAAGGTGAGATTCTACAATTGCAAATGACAATCAACACAATGGTGGACCAACTGCGAACATTTGCATTTGAGGTCACCCGTGTTGCCAGAGAAACTGGTGTAGAAGGTCGACTAGGAGGTCAGGCTAGAATCAATAATGTCGAAGGTATCTGGAAAGAATTAACCGATAATGTAAATGCCATGGCCTTGAATCTTACAAACCAGGTCAGAAATATAGCGAACGTCACAACCGCTGTTGCCAAAGGTGACTTGTCCAAAAAAGTGACTGCCGATTGTAAAGGTGAAATTTTGGACCTAAAGCTGACTATCAACCAGATGGTGGATAGACTTCAAACTTTTGCCCTGGAAGTCACCACATTAGCAACAGAGGTTGGTACAGATGGGATCTTAGGCGGCCAAGCTAATGTTAGAGATGTAGAAGGTGCCTGGAAAGCTGTCACAGAGAACGTAAATATTATGGCGGCTAATTTGACAAACCAAGTTAGATCTATTGCTACAGTCACCACTGCTGTTGCCCACGGTGACTTGTCTCAAAAGATTGCTGTGGAGGCTCAAGGGGAAATTCTGCAACTGAAAAATACCATCAATAAGATGGTGGACTCCCTGCAAGTATTCGCATCTGAGGTCACCAGGGTGGCGAAGGATGTCGGAATAGACGGAAAATTAGGAGTGCAAGCCCAAGTGTCAGACGTCGACGGTCTATGGAAAGAAATCACCACTAATGTCAACACAATGGCTGCAAATTTAACCTCACAAGTTAGAGCATTTGCACAAATTACAGCTGCAGCTACAGATGGAGACTTCACTCGTTTCATCACGGTTGAAGCAAGTGGAGAAATGGACGCTTTGAAAACTAAGATTAATCAGATGGTTCTCAATTTGAGGGAATCAATCCAGCGAAACACAGCGGCTAGAGAAGCTGCTGAACTTGCCAATAGTGCCAAATCGGAATTCCTTGCCAACATGTCGCACGAGATCAGAACTCCTATGAATGGTATCATCGGTATGACCCAATTGACTTTGGAGACAGAATTGACACAGtatcaaagagaaatgtTGTCTATTGTGCACAACTTAGCAAACTCCCTTCTCACAATTATAGATGATATTCttgatatttcaaagattgagGCCAATAGAATGACAGTAGAACAGATAgccttttctttgagagGAACCGTTTTTGGAGCTCTTAAAACATTAGCTGTTAAGGCGATTGAAAAGCAGCTTGATCTCATTTACCAAGTCGATAATTCATTCCCTGATAATTTGATTGGAGATTCCTTCAGATTACGACAAGTTATTCTAAACTTGGCGGGGAATGCTATTAAGTTTACGACTCATGGAAAAGTGACACTGACGGTTAAAAAGGCCGCTAGAATTGTCAGTAACAACGATGAAAAACTACTACTAGAGTTTTGCGTCAGTGATACAGGAATTGGAATTGAGGAAGATAAGCTAGGCTTGATTTTTGACACTTTCTGCCAAGCTGATGGATCCACTACTAGAAAGTTTGGTGGAACCGGATTAGGTCTGTCAATTTCCAAGCAATTGATTCACCTGATGGGAGGTGAAATCTGGGTCACTTCCGGCTATGGCGCAGGTTCtaacttctttttcacaATTGCTGTTTCGCCGGCCAAGATTGAATTATCCAGACAGATCGAAGCTTTGGCACCTTTTGCTCAGCACCAAATCTTATTTATATCTACCGAACATGATGAAGAGACCAGAAACCAGATTAAAGAGCATATCGCTTTACTGCAACTTGAGCCAGTGGTCATTAGTTCTATCGATGACGCCCAATACAAGGACTTCGTACCTTATGACATCATAATTATAGACTCTATTGAAATAGGCATGGAGCTCAGACACTTACCAGAAATCAAGAACATACCTTTGGTTTTGCTGAATCCGTCAGTACCGTCACTGAACATGAGAGTGTGCTTGGATCTTGGTATCACATCATACGGAAACACACCATGCTCCGTTATCGATTTAGCATCTATCTTGATGCCTGCTTTGGAATCAAGAGCCTCGCCATCCAATTCCGACGGATCACAATCATACAATATCCTCCTAGCCGAGGATAATTTGATCAATCAGAAGCTTGCTGTTAGAATATTAGAGAAACATGGACACAAAGTGGAAGTTGTAGAAAATGGTCTAGAGGCGTTTAATGCAGTCAAAAAGAATAGATATGATGTTGTTCTTATGGATGTGCAGATGCCTATCATGGGAGGATTCGAAGCTACTGCGAATATCAGAGACTGGGAGAGAAAGAGTAATCCAGTTGACGTACTCGGTTTTAGGACGCCGATCATTGCTTTGACAGCTCACGCTATGTTGGGTGATAGAGAACGCTGCCTAAAGGCCCAAATGGATGAGTATCTTTCCAAGCCTTTGAAGCCAACTGTATTGTTACAGACAATAAGCAAGTGTATTCACAACATCAATCAACTCAAGGAACTATCCAAGAAAAACGTTAGCAGTAGGAACACCACATTCTCTGAAGACTTTGATATCAACGCTGTTATGTCTCCTAACAGCACTGGTGGGCAGCTGTACTCAGTTAACAATAGGGTGAACGAAATCCACGGTAACTTTTTAGACGGCCGCTCAAATTTTGCCCACATACCGCTGGAAAACCGAGAAACTGTTAGTACTACTACCACCTTAGGCGCTACAGTTGCCAAAGCCAAGAAGCCTTCCAGGAATCAACCTGTTGTCAAGCCACCTTCGATCTCAGCCATCTATGATGCGTCATCAATTGACGAACTGACAGGAAGCTCGTTAATCGCCGAGTCGAGTCCCGAATAG
- a CDS encoding v-SNARE protein involved in Golgi transport, homolog of the mammalian protein GOS-28/GS28, producing the protein MSNYSQTRSQALQLENKTESLLSQYASFGQSSSSSATGEELSLEKALKDILERRQELVNALSRIADSDDTLAASKLQQLHRHKEILNDHKRDFGRIQESIQQERNKLNLLFSVRSDIQEHKKRSHTSNVDSLNEEEYMRQERNRVDNVNSFADRLLSQAYETRDEFSRQRHILNNAASRISESVSQMPGINVIVSKINTRRKRDSLIIAGLITMCIILLWLSL; encoded by the coding sequence ATGTCGAACTACTCCCAAACAAGGTCCCAAGCGTTGCAATTGGAGAACAAGACAGAGTCGCTACTGTCTCAATATGCGTCTTTTGGCCAATCATCGTCTAGTTCTGCCACAGGCGAAGAATTGTCGTTGGAGAAGGCGTTAAAGGATATCCTGGAACGAAGGCAGGAATTGGTCAATGCCTTGAGCCGAATCGCAGATTCGGATGACACTCTTGCCGCTTCCAAACTACAGCAATTACACAGACATAAAGAGATACTTAATGACCATAAACGTGATTTTGGCCGCATTCAGGAGTCAATTCAACAGGAGCGGAACAAACTAAACCTTCTATTCTCTGTTAGGTCTGACATACAGGAGCACAAGAAACGCTCTCACACAAGCAACGTCGATAGCCtgaatgaagaagagtacATGAGACAAGAGCGCAATCGGGTGGATAATGTTAACTCGTTTGCTGACAGATTACTATCACAGGCGTACGAAACTCGGGACGAATTTTCTAGACAACGACacattttgaacaatgcTGCGTCCAGAATTTCTGAATCAGTATCGCAAATGCCCGGCATCAACGTCATCGTCTCAAAAATCAACACTCGGAGAAAAAGGGACTCGCTAATCATAGCTGGCTTGATCACGATGTGTATAATATTACTATGGCTTTCTTTGTGA
- a CDS encoding Ubiquitin-conjugating enzyme (E4), elongates polyubiquitin chains on substrate proteins: protein MFNFDGSTKRRNVNLSGRRNNLESREQLLHRAELERNRRKEAKLQDKSVRIIQSYIRTFLLRSHISLEFEKIWLHCGSDVTALNMFAFFCPNLVLKRDEAWLQVQLDHVSKLLLSSHGSISFLLRNALVEVLFKTSKQGRSPLPMLKLVNSLSHEFAIEWIQRKDLMEKLVDRLGENEELDLQVLKFTFNFRHNDMETFAMAFINIVQKANLNDEAKQLIREQFSRPSSFYLQLPNSLFFLYLLSVITIWKKYGGVENLDIFLAQELSSAVEKMQELKFCFENELSQDLSLNRDADLDGRKKLIITTGSKEALLYLYSPDYQTKISNLPNVSTEFLSNFYYSLLVPIDTGSPQNEEILNSLLISVVVNGLPHGILHYWLQQIVSSDIFRMEDGNWELNKPILTGCSVELWQTLHIFLDVYFYVLNMSSDSVIFDQDRGRLPRDEFLKVVSFLKGLCITLVLKDKELKPSLPSSTRVMYDKTLVVALKLLHQIYLRNLRLSFVSEEYWLCDLSLSIEQIVPVLYERDISISNNADFDLDPDTSEHLNLESDFSQLYGLNSTRYMKLPSSVLAALKVLKFLPFMFSFTTRATILHQLIRQSQEIRDTYGGMNRIQGTISRDNIIEDGFALLSKLTGEQLKNYLGIQFTNQFGAEAGIDGGGLTKEFLTETVKKGFATTNESGVEDLMLFKHSPRNEIYPNPALYLKRTKGVDVHKDLEMIRYLGSIVGKCLYEKILVDLPFSPFFLTRWSVNQPYKTMFDDLKYYDEDLFRNLNKLLSLNSDQVDALELNFTLTERFYYNGAFKTTTIMLLPNGANIPVTTANRLQYVFAVSNFKLYTSLRLQTDYFLQGLFKVIPSQWLEVFNPMELQILVSGRDRGIDISDLRKNTVFSEYTENDQTIIDLFDILEHDFSNEERSKFIRFVTSSSKAPLLGFSQLNPKFGVRNIGPFSDRLPSAFTCFNQLKLPDYGNRKVLKEKLLYAISSESGFDLS from the coding sequence ATGTTTAACTTCGACGGATCAACCAAGAGGCGGAATGTAAACCTTAGTGGGAGAAGgaataatcttgaaagCAGAGAGCAACTGCTTCATAGAGCCGAATTGGAGAGGAATAGACGGAAGGAGGCCAAATTGCAAGATAAGAGTGTGAGGATAATTCAGAGTTATATCCGTACTTTCTTATTACGAAGTCATATCAGCTtagaatttgaaaagataTGGCTGCATTGTGGGAGCGACGTTACAGCCTTGAATATGTTTGCATTTTTCTGTCCGAACCTGGTTTTGAAACGGGATGAGGCATGGTTACAGGTCCAACTGGATCACGTTAGTAAGCTTCTGTTGTCCTCGCATGGCtctatttcttttcttctcaggAATGCACTGGTGGAAGTATTGTTCAAGACTTCCAAACAGGGAAGATCACCTCTTCCTATGCTGAAACTAGTGAACTCCTTATCACATGAGTTTGCCATTGAGtggattcaaagaaaagatttgatggaaaaGTTGGTCGACAGACTtggagaaaatgaagagttGGATTTGCAAGTATTAAAATTCACTTTCAACTTCAGACACAACGATATGGAAACGTTCGCAATGGCATTCATCAACATAGTTCAAAAAGCTAACTTGAATGATGAGGCAAAGCAACTCATCAGGGAGCAGTTCTCTCGTCCCAGCTCATTCTACCTTCAGCTTCCAAATTCATTGTTCTTCCTGTACCTGCTATCGGTCATCACAATATGGAAGAAGTATGGTGGGGTTGAGAatcttgatatcttctTGGCGCAGGAACTCTCAAGTGCAGTAGAGAAAATGCAAGAACTGAAATtttgctttgaaaatgagTTATCTCAAGATCTCTCACTGAATAGGGATGCTGACCTTGATGgtagaaaaaaattgatcatAACTACTGGTTCCAAAGAAGCTTTACTGTATCTTTACTCCCCAGACTACCAGACCAAGATTTCCAATTTGCCTAATGTGTCGACTGAATTTCTCTCTAACTTTTACTACTCGTTACTGGTGCCTATAGATACAGGAAGTCCACagaatgaagaaatttTAAATTCATTATTGATATCTGTCGTTGTTAACGGACTACCCCATGGAATTCTCCACTATTGGTTACAGCAAATAGTTTCTAGCGATATCTTCCGCATGGAAGATGGAAATTGGGAACTGAACAAGCCAATTCTGACTGGCTGTTCCGTTGAACTATGGCAGACTCTGCATATATTTCTTGATGTTTACTTTTATGTTCTCAACATGTCTAGTGACAGTGTTATCTTTGACCAGGACCGAGGGAGGCTACCAAGGGATGAATTTTTAAAggttgtttcttttttgaaaggtCTTTGCATAACGCTGGTTCTCAAAGACAAGGAGCTAAAACCGAGTTTGCCGTCTAGTACCAGGGTAATGTACGACAAGACACTGGTAGTAGCTCTGAAGCTACTGCATCAAATTTATCTCAGAAATTTGAGATtatcttttgtttctgaagAATATTGGCTGTGTGATCTTAGTCTTTCCATTGAGCAAATTGTTCCTGTATTATATGAACGAGATATATCCATATCGAACAATGCCGATTTCGACTTGGATCCAGACACTAGTGAACATTTGAATTTAGAATCAGATTTTTCTCAGCTTTACGGACTAAACTCAACTCGTTACATGAAACTTCCGTCTAGTGTTTTAGcagctttgaaagttctGAAGTTTCTTCCCTTCATGTTCTCGTTTACAACTAGAGCCACAATATTGCATCAGCTGATAAGACAATCTCAGGAAATACGAGACACATATGGTGGAATGAATCGTATTCAGGGTACAATCTCAAGAGATAACATCATAGAGGATGGATTTGCccttctttcaaaattaaCTGGAGAGCAGCTAAAGAATTATTTAGGTATTCAGTTTACCAACCAATTTGGAGCAGAGGCAGGAATAGACGGAGGGGGGCTTACGAAAGAGTTTCTAACTGAAACAGTCAAAAAGGGATTTGCTACAACAAATGAGTCAGGAGTGGAAGATCTGATGCTTTTTAAGCACAGTCCTAGAAATGAGATTTATCCGAACCCTGCACTTTACTTGAAAAGAACTAAGGGAGTAGATGTTCACAAAGATCTAGAAATGATTCGTTATTTGGGTTCAATCGTTGGAAAGTGTTTATACGAAAAGATTTTAGTTGACTTGCCGTTTTCGCCTTTTTTCTTAACCAGATGGTCGGTTAATCAACCATACAAGACAATGTTTGATGACCTGAAATATTATGACGAAGATCTATTTCGcaatttgaacaaattgCTTTCATTAAACTCAGATCAGGTCGATGCATTGGAGCTGAATTTCACTCTAACTGAGAGATTTTATTACAATGGAGCATTTAAAACAACTACAATCATGCTTCTACCTAACGGTGCTAATATACCAGTGACCACTGCGAACAGGTTACAGTACGTATTCGCAGTGTCCAACTTCAAGCTATACACATCACTAAGGTTGCAGACTGactattttcttcaaggtcTGTTCAAGGTGATTCCCTCGCAATGGCTGGAAGTTTTCAATCCAATGGAGCTGCAAATCTTAGTGTCAGGGAGAGATAGAGGAATAGACATTTCAGATTTGAGAAAGAATACTGTCTTTTCAGAGTATACCGAGAATGACCAGACTATCATTGATTTGTTCGATATTTTAGAGCACGATTTTTCTAACGAGGAACGTTCAAAGTTCATCAGATTCGTTACCTCCAGTTCGAAAGCACCTCTGCTGGGCTTTTCACAACTGAACCCAAAGTTTGGCGTAAGAAATATAGGCCCTTTTTCTGACAGACTTCCTTCCGCGTTTACCTGTTTTAATCAGCTTAAGCTTCCCGATTACGGAAACAGAAAAGTCctcaaagaaaagctaCTTTACGCAATCAGCTCCGAATCAGGATTCGATCTTAGTTAG